ATCCATAGCAACCAACTCCTGCTGATGAAAATAAAGAAATATAGGTAAGAGCATTATTTATCATTTATTTTAACTCCATTTTTATATTCAATAATATCTCCAATATCACATTGAAAATACTCACAAATTTTTCCTAATGTTTCCAAACTTACATTTTCGTCTCTTCCCATTTTTGCTATTGTCTTAGGTGTTGTTGCAATTGCACATTGTAAGTCAGTTTTTTTCATATTTTTATCTATTAATAACTTCCATAATTTATTATATGAAAATCCCATATTATTCTCCAATTCTATATTTTATCTTTCTAAAAGTATAGATTAACTACCTAATTATAGCATATAACTCAGATTTATTTCAATTATATGATTTACTGCGTTAAAACGAGCAAAAAAAGGCTGTGAGTTTAATACTCACAGCCTTTTTCTTATATACTCTTGAAAGTATTATCTGAGTTTTCATTTATTGTTTTAAGACCGCTTTTTATTGCAAGTAAGACACCTGCAATTATAAAGACAAATACTATTAATATAGGAGTATAGTTCATATTTATTAGAAGTTCTTTTATTCCAAAGCCTAATTCATAGTTACTCCTATAGGCTCTTAATACAATGCCTATAGAAAACATAAAGATATATGCTAAGAAAATATTTTTAAACAATATTTTTACTTCAGCAAATACCATCTTTTCCACTTGTTTTTCTGTCATTCCAGTAGTTGATAGAAGTTTAAAATCATTGGCTCTCGCTTTAAGGTTGCCTTTAAAACTATTATAGGCATTGGAAAGAGCGATGGTTATAAGAATTATTTGTATGCCAAGATTTAATAGTTTTTCATTTCTCGTTTGTTCTTTATCCATAGCCGCTCTTAAAATTTCTGTAGAAGTGCCATGATCTGATTTTGGAACATAGGTCGAAATCACTTTTTCGGCATCTTCAAATACTTTTTCTTTATTTTTATCGGCTTTGATTTTTACAAAATAATAATATACAGGATCAGCTTCATCTATTCCGTACTCATCTATAAAATTTCTTAGACTACTTTCGCTTGTGTAAATAGCTATTTCATTTGACTTATATGCCTCTAATCCATAAGGCATCTCTTCTATAGATTCGTCAATTCTTATTTTCATAGCCTTTCCCTTTTCATTATATTTTAAAGTAATATCTCCAGATTCCTTATCAGAAATTTTTATATAATCTCTAAAGGTATAAGGCGTATTATTATCTTTGGATACTTTATTCACTAAAACATAAGTCGCATTTGTAATATTATTTACTTCTAAAAGGTTTTTAAAATCTTTTTCTGTTAGTGCATAGATACTAGCATAAAGTTTATCACTGGATTTTTTACCACTATCTAGAGAATTTTTTAAATCTTTAGAAATAAAGTCCTCATTTTCACCAGTATAAAATTTTGTATCTACTCTTTGATAGATGTGTAATTGTTCTATACCTTTAACTTTTTCCATATCATTCACAAAATTTTTATTCAAAAATTCATCTGTATAAATACTAGAGTTAAAATTGTAAGGACTTTTATATGAATTATATTTTTCATTCAAAGTTCTATATGACTGGCTAACTAAAACTGTGGTAAGTACAAAGGCTGATAGAGCCATTGAAATTACAATAATTCGATAGGTTGAACGATAGGACCTATAATAATCTTTTGCTAAAGTCTTTTCTATAGGTCCATTTATTTTTGACTTACCAAACTTAATATTTTTTTCTGTAATGCCATTTAATCCCTCAATAACCTTTATCTTTGAGCTTTTCTTTGCAGGAATCAATGCTGAAAAATAAACCATTAATAAGGATAACAGAATAATTATTAAAATAGATCCAATCCTTGGTATTACTAAATTAAAGTCTGGAGATTTTAGACTTTCGCCTAAAATATTTGACATTTCTTTATAAGAGATAGAATTGTTAAACCACAATAAATATAAGAGCAGATTTGCAAAAGCCCAAGATAAGACTGTCCCTAAAGCTATTGGCAAGATTGAAAGTTTAGATGCCTTCTTTCGAATCATTTGTCTAACTTGCTTTTTAGTCATCCCAGTACTTTTTAAAAGAGCAATTTCTTTTAAATCTCTATTATTCCATACATTAAAAGCACCATATATAATAAAGGCAAAAAGTACGCAGAGAAAGAAAGCCATCCCATATTTTTCTATAGCTAAATTGATTACGCTTTTAGGTGGAATAATTCCTTTGGGATAAACCATACTATGCTCTAAAATATCTTTGTTGTAAAAAACTCTTCCAATATCTAAGGCTTTTTTCTCATCAATATTCATTTCAGACAAAATTTTTCGAGTCTTTGTATAGGTGTCCCTTATGCTTTTATACCAAATCTGCGCTTCTATTTCACCATTGTTTTCAAATAGATAATCCTTTTTATTGCTATCTGCTAAACCTATAAGCATAGTATCTTCAAAAGAATATCCATAATCATCGTAAACACCAACTATGGTATATGTCTTTTTATTTTCAATTATCTCAGAACCTAAATCATACTCCTTATTTTTTAATAAAAATCTCTCTGGCACTAAAAGTTCATTTGAATTTTCCGGTTTTCTACCATTTTTGATTTCATAGCCGAGAAGACTTTCAGAATCTCCATTTTCATATATAACTGCATTTAAGTCTGTATTAATGATTTTAATAAAAGATACTTTTTCTATGTCTGTATCGTTTTTTAATTTATCATAAAAATTTTCGTCAATTTCACCTATATTTACATGATAATCTCCAATAGTTTTCTTTACATATTCATACTGTTCAGTGTTTATTGAGTCGAAAATAAAAATAACAGTTCCTAGTAAAATTACTGCCAAAAGTATGGAGATTTTAATGGCTAGGGTGTCTTTTTTATTATTTTTAACAGCTCCACTGGCAAGATCATTAATAATTTTCATAAGACTCATCTCCTAAGAAATTTAACCTACCATCTACCATTCTATAGACCTTATCACAAGAATTTGCTACTTTTTCATCATGAGTTATTATCATAATTGTAGAATTTAATCTTTTATTTACAAGTCTGAAGAGTCCTGTGATTTCTTCTGAGTTTTTCCTATCAAGATTTCCTGTAGGTTCATCTGCTAGGATAATGGCAGGTCTTGTAATAAGACTTCTAGCAATGGCAACTCTTTGTTGCTCTCCACCGGATAATTGTTTTGGATACCTATCAAGCTTTCCTTCTATTCCTAGTATCGATAAAATTTCCTTTAAATATTCTTCATCTACTTTTTTATTGTCTAATAAAAGAGGAAGTAGGATGTTTTTTCTCACATTAATATTTGGAATGAGGTTAAAAAATTGGTAGACAACGCCAATATTTCTTCTGCGAAATACTGTCATTTCGTCTTTGTTAAACTTGGTAATATTTTTATCTTGAATAAATATATCACCACTTGTTGGTGTATCTACTCCTGCAAGTAAATGAAGTAAGGTAGATTTGCCAGAGCCACTGTCTCCAATGATGGCAACTAGGTCTCCCTTTTCTAGTTCAAAGTTTACATTTGATAGAGCGTGTACTTCTACTCCACTATTGTAAGTTTTTGTTAAATCTACTGTTTTTACAATATTCATATTTACTCCTCCTTATCTTTCTTGTATGATATTAGACTTAAGTGACTGGAAAGTGACTAGAAAAAAACTGTGTCTTATTTTTAGACACAGTCTTAAAATTTAATTATAAAATCTCAGTTCAAAGGCATTTGATTTCTTCCCTTTGTGATATAAAAGTTCTCCATTTTGCCTTTCCATTACTGATTTTGCCATAGGAAGCCCAATCCCATAACCTTTTGAATTTGGATCTATTTTATAAAAACGTCTAAAAACTTTTTCTAACATTTGTCGATCTAAGCCATCTGAGAAATCTTCCACTAATATGCTCTTATATAAGTTCGTATCTTTTAGGTGAATTTCTATATGTCTATCTTCTGTTGCTTCTAAACCATTTTTCATCACATTGAAAAGTGCTTCATAAGTCCATTTTTTATCACATATAAGATTAAAGTCATCTCCATCAAGGGGAATTTCAACATTATCATTAATAAAATAATCTTTTAGGTTTTGTATGATATCTTCAATTAATCCTTGAGCTGATATCCTATCTTTTGTCATTTCTATTGTACCTGAATCAAGGGCTGCAAGTTTTAATAAAATATCAGATAGATTGTAAAGTCTAAGGAGATTGTCCCTAAGTCTAGATATATATTCTTTTACCAATTCATCTTCTTCGTCTTCTAATAAGTCAAGTAATAATAGAGATCCAGTCAATGGAGTTTTTATTTGATGGGCAATATCTTCAGTATATTCTCTTAAAGTTTCCTTGTTTTTCTCTGCATTTTCAGCTATTCTTTTGTTTTCTATAATAATTTTAATAATCTCATCTCTGAGTTTGCCAAATTCATCGTCAATAATTTCGTAATTATCAGAGTTTATATCAAGTGAATGTAGTAGGTTAAATATATTGTTAATCTTATCCTCAAGAGCTTTTTCTTTTTTCTTTTCAATTTTTGAAATAACTATAAATAGAATTATATTTATAACTAGAAATCCAATAAGTGTTAGAATATCAAATCTTGGGTTTAGATAGACTACAAATAAAGACATCAATAAATTTAGGACTATGATAAGTAAAATTCTTTTATTTTTTCTCATTGTCCCACCTATAACCTATTCCTCTAAGAGTTTTTATATGACTGCCATAATCTCCAAGTTTAGATCTGAGTCTTTTTATGGTGACAGTTAGGGTATTGTCGTTTACTTCATAAGAATCATAACCCCATACATAATCTAAAATTCGCTCTCTTAGTAGATTTATATTTTGGTTTTCTAAAAGCATTTCCAATATAGCAAACTCTTTTAAGTTAAGGTCAAAATCTTTTCCATCTATCGAAGCTTGTTTTGATATAAGATCTAAAGATAAATTTTCAAAAGTCAGCTCATTCACTTTTTTAATTTTTCTACTAAAAACATTTTCTATTCTCGCTTTTAGGACAGGGAGAGAAAAAGGTTTTGTAATATAGTCATCTGCTCCTTGAGAAAGACCTTTGATAACATACTCATCTTCGTCTTTTACAGTAATCATTATTACAGGAAGGTCAGAAAATCCTCTCAGCCATTTTAAAAAATTAAAGCCTGATCCATCTGGGAGATTAGCATCAAGTAGAATTAAATCAAAATCATTAAAATTAAGATTCTCTGTCTGAGAAAGATTGTTATAAATAATAGTTTCAATATTATGCTTGTTTAAGTAAGTTTTAACAGCAAAAGCAATTGTGCTGTCATCTTCAATCATTAATATTTTCAATTCTATACTCCAGTACTTCTGATATATCACATTTAAAATAACTACATATCCTACCAAGTATTTCCATACTCACATTTTCATCTCGTCCCTTTTTAGCTATGGTATGAGGAGTTGTTTGTATGGCTTTTTTAGGTCTAATTTATTAATCTTTTCATCTATTAATTCTTTCCATAATTTATCATAGGAAAACCCTATAACCTTCTCCAATTCTATATTTTACCTTTCTAAATGTATAGATTAACTACCTAATTATAGCATATAACAAAGATTTCTTTCAATCACATGATTTACTGCGTTAAACTGAGCAAAAAAAATAAAGGCAGTCCGAAGACTGCCGATATTTACCTCTCTGTTCCTTTGCTATGCTCTTTCTTATTTGATTTAGTTTTGTCATCTGTCTTAAAGCTTTTTATTTGCCCTAATATGGACTTTTTATCTTTATCTTGACTCTTTACTTGTTCTTTTGCTTTTAAGAGCTTAGAAGAGAAAATACGGACATTTTTATGCTCCTTTCCTTTGTTGTCAATGCTTGTTTTTACTTGACCAAATATTTTAACAAAATCTCCTTGTTTTAAACTCTCTAAATCTTTTGTCTTATCTCCATAGGCTGAACAATTGGTATAAACTTTATTCCCATCGTCATCTTTCGAAACAATTGAAAAGTTACTTACCTTGAACTTTTCTCCATTTGCATTTTCTCTTTCAAGATTTTCTACTTGACCTGATATATTACCCACGAGATTTATGAGGTCGTCTTTTTCTTCAAGTTCATTGGTATTTTCAACAATCTTACCTTGTTCTTTCATATCATCAATCATATAGTCAAAGTCATCACTTAGTAGACCTGTTGTGTCATTGTTCATATATAAAACATAGACTTCTTCAAGTGCCTTTTCATCATTAACACCTTTTTCTATACTCACAAGTGCTTTTATAAAATCCTTGTAATTATCATTCATCATTTCCTCTAAGTTTTCTCTAATATCTTTGTATTCCATAATTTCCTCCTTGTACTAAATAAGGAGAGCCTTTCGCCCTCCTCTATCTTTCTTGTCCTTTTTCGTTTTTTTCTTGATTTTTATCTTTTTCTTCTTCTGATTTAAATTTAGATATTTGTCCCAATATCGATGGTTTCTCTTTTCTTGCGTGAAGATTATCCTCTACATCATAGGTTGATTCAAAGTAATCACTATCTTTAAAATCATTGTCATACCTATCTGGTATTCCGTCATTATCAAGATCTTTTGCAAGTGGATCATAGAAGTTTCCGTCATCATCTATTTCTAGTCCTAGAGCTTGCTTTAAATCTTCTTCGTCTACTGATACCAGATCGTCAAAACTTGACATCTTTATGGCTTCAGTCATATCTTTAATAGCTTGTGAGTTAGATATATCTTCTTCTACAAAAGATTCTGTTCTAATAGCTACATTGTCTACATACTGAGTCCATGTTTTTTCTTCCAAATTTACCTCATATTGAATCGAATGCTTACCATCTGGCGTTTCTGTATAGGCAAGTCCTATATGGCTTAAATCAGGGTATAATTTCTCAAAGTCTTCATAGCTATTAGATTCTGAGAACTCGTAATTAGAATAATCAACTATCGCCCTCTTTAAATCTTCTAATAATGGTGATTGGTTTTCTAATTCTTCTACTTCTCCCATATCTAAAAGTTTATTAATCTCAGCTAGTCTTAGTGTCTTATCCCTTAACTCATCTGCTTTTTCAAATGGTTTAGTTAATTCTACTTTGGCATTTTCTAAAGATTCTTTATAGTTTTCAAGGTTTTGATTCAACCTTTCAAGTCTTGCAGGCATTTTTTCAATTGCATTATCAAGCCTTGTTATATTACCATCAGTAGAGTTTGAAAACTCTCCGAAGTATTCTGCTTTTCCTAGAAGTTTAAAGGTGTGAGCATTAGTCATAAAGTTATATGAAACTTGTAAGTCTAAATTTCTATATTTACCAATGACCTTGCTATCATTTATCTTTACCTTTTTTATTTCTTCTAATAGCTTCTCTCCGGCCTCTTTCTTATCCAAAATTTTATTTGTCCCAAGACTTATTGAAGTGAATTTGCTATCTCCTTCTCCTAATTTCTCAACATTTGCAATATCTTCTTTAACTGCTTTTATTTCTATTTCAGTTTTTAAAATACTTTGAGGATAAATTTTATTTACCTTATCTTCAAGCTTGTATTTATTAGACTTGTAGTTTGCTTCAAGCATTTTTAGTTTTGTAACTTCGTTATCTAAGTCCATTTT
This window of the Anaerococcus mediterraneensis genome carries:
- a CDS encoding helix-turn-helix transcriptional regulator, giving the protein MGFSYNKLWKLLIDKNMKKTDLQCAIATTPKTIAKMGRDENVSLETLGKICEYFQCDIGDIIEYKNGVKINDK
- a CDS encoding FtsX-like permease family protein; this translates as MKIINDLASGAVKNNKKDTLAIKISILLAVILLGTVIFIFDSINTEQYEYVKKTIGDYHVNIGEIDENFYDKLKNDTDIEKVSFIKIINTDLNAVIYENGDSESLLGYEIKNGRKPENSNELLVPERFLLKNKEYDLGSEIIENKKTYTIVGVYDDYGYSFEDTMLIGLADSNKKDYLFENNGEIEAQIWYKSIRDTYTKTRKILSEMNIDEKKALDIGRVFYNKDILEHSMVYPKGIIPPKSVINLAIEKYGMAFFLCVLFAFIIYGAFNVWNNRDLKEIALLKSTGMTKKQVRQMIRKKASKLSILPIALGTVLSWAFANLLLYLLWFNNSISYKEMSNILGESLKSPDFNLVIPRIGSILIIILLSLLMVYFSALIPAKKSSKIKVIEGLNGITEKNIKFGKSKINGPIEKTLAKDYYRSYRSTYRIIVISMALSAFVLTTVLVSQSYRTLNEKYNSYKSPYNFNSSIYTDEFLNKNFVNDMEKVKGIEQLHIYQRVDTKFYTGENEDFISKDLKNSLDSGKKSSDKLYASIYALTEKDFKNLLEVNNITNATYVLVNKVSKDNNTPYTFRDYIKISDKESGDITLKYNEKGKAMKIRIDESIEEMPYGLEAYKSNEIAIYTSESSLRNFIDEYGIDEADPVYYYFVKIKADKNKEKVFEDAEKVISTYVPKSDHGTSTEILRAAMDKEQTRNEKLLNLGIQIILITIALSNAYNSFKGNLKARANDFKLLSTTGMTEKQVEKMVFAEVKILFKNIFLAYIFMFSIGIVLRAYRSNYELGFGIKELLINMNYTPILIVFVFIIAGVLLAIKSGLKTINENSDNTFKSI
- a CDS encoding ABC transporter ATP-binding protein, whose translation is MNIVKTVDLTKTYNSGVEVHALSNVNFELEKGDLVAIIGDSGSGKSTLLHLLAGVDTPTSGDIFIQDKNITKFNKDEMTVFRRRNIGVVYQFFNLIPNINVRKNILLPLLLDNKKVDEEYLKEILSILGIEGKLDRYPKQLSGGEQQRVAIARSLITRPAIILADEPTGNLDRKNSEEITGLFRLVNKRLNSTIMIITHDEKVANSCDKVYRMVDGRLNFLGDESYENY
- a CDS encoding HAMP domain-containing sensor histidine kinase, with product MRKNKRILLIIVLNLLMSLFVVYLNPRFDILTLIGFLVINIILFIVISKIEKKKEKALEDKINNIFNLLHSLDINSDNYEIIDDEFGKLRDEIIKIIIENKRIAENAEKNKETLREYTEDIAHQIKTPLTGSLLLLDLLEDEEDELVKEYISRLRDNLLRLYNLSDILLKLAALDSGTIEMTKDRISAQGLIEDIIQNLKDYFINDNVEIPLDGDDFNLICDKKWTYEALFNVMKNGLEATEDRHIEIHLKDTNLYKSILVEDFSDGLDRQMLEKVFRRFYKIDPNSKGYGIGLPMAKSVMERQNGELLYHKGKKSNAFELRFYN
- a CDS encoding response regulator transcription factor, yielding MKILMIEDDSTIAFAVKTYLNKHNIETIIYNNLSQTENLNFNDFDLILLDANLPDGSGFNFLKWLRGFSDLPVIMITVKDEDEYVIKGLSQGADDYITKPFSLPVLKARIENVFSRKIKKVNELTFENLSLDLISKQASIDGKDFDLNLKEFAILEMLLENQNINLLRERILDYVWGYDSYEVNDNTLTVTIKRLRSKLGDYGSHIKTLRGIGYRWDNEKK
- a CDS encoding DNA-binding protein, coding for MEYKDIRENLEEMMNDNYKDFIKALVSIEKGVNDEKALEEVYVLYMNNDTTGLLSDDFDYMIDDMKEQGKIVENTNELEEKDDLINLVGNISGQVENLERENANGEKFKVSNFSIVSKDDDGNKVYTNCSAYGDKTKDLESLKQGDFVKIFGQVKTSIDNKGKEHKNVRIFSSKLLKAKEQVKSQDKDKKSILGQIKSFKTDDKTKSNKKEHSKGTER